The nucleotide window ACAGTGTTACCAAAATCTCCGTAACCTAAACCTGCTTTAACAGCCAAATTATCAGCAACAAAGTAACCACCTTCAGCTCCTATATTCCATTGAGTATCTCCATCAGAAGAAGATAATTGAAAACTGGTGTTACCAACTTGAGTAGCTCCAAAATTTGTGTTAGCTTCAACTAACCATTTTCCTTTTTTTGTTTGTTCTTGTGCATTTGCAAAACCAAATGCTAAAACTGCAACCATTGATAAAATAATCTTTTTCATTTTTTTTGATAAATTAATTGGTTATTCGTGCGGCAAAACTATGGTATTAAACGCCAAAGAATCAAGTTTTAATATAAAATAACTATTAAAAAAAGTTAAAAAATTTCATTTTAAAACATAACAACCTTATTAACAACAACTTATACATTACTAAGATTTTAAAAAAACAACTAAAATATTTAGTAATTTTTTTTTCTAAAACAATAAATTATAAAAAAATTCTTAATTTTTTTAACTGTAAATCAAACACTTAAATCCTAATTCTAAAAAACAAATGGCGAATTTTTCGGCTTTATTTCTTTTAAAAAAAATAATATCACATACTTTTATAAAAACTGAACTAATTATATAAAAGGGTTTCTTTATTTTTACAGGCATTGTAAAATAATCTGTTGAGATGTAAAATTGATCCCAGCAAACCTTAATAAACAAAACCATTTATGAAAATCTGTATTATCAACGGCCCAAATTTGAATCTTTTGGGAAAAAGAGAACCCGAAATTTATGGAAGTCAGACTTTTGAAGACTATTTTGAAATTTTGAAAAACAAATTCCCTCAACTGGAACTGACCTACTATCAAAGCAACATTGAAGGCGAATTGATAGGAAAAATTCAGGAATACGGTTTTACTTATGATGGTATAATCCTCAATGCGGGAGCCTACACACACACCTCTATAGGAATTGGCGATGCCATCAAAGCAGTAACCACACCTGTGATAGAAGTTCATATTTCGAACACTTATGGCCGCGAAAGTTTCAGACATCAATCCTATATTTCTGGAAATGCAAAAGGAGTAATTTTGGGCTTTGGTCTGAAAAGTTACGATTTGGCCATACAATCCTTTATTTAATACTTTACAAAAAAACCAATACTTAAAATTGTATTGGTTTTTTCATTTTTACTAATCCGGTTCAATATGAATCAATACATGACCCAATTCCGGTATTTTCTCCCGAAGTGTATCTTTCAGCAAATGTGACAAATCGTGCCCTTCTTTTACCGTAATATCCCCATTTACACGAGCATGAAGATCAACGTGGTATTTCATTCCCGCTTTACGGATAAAACATTTTTCAGTGTCGATAATACCTTCCACTTGGTGAGAAACCTCTCTGATTTCTTCGACTAAGTCGTCATAAAGATGCTCGTCCATAATTTCGCCAAGTGCCGGCCTAAAAATCAAATAACTATTATAGATTATAAACAATGCGGCAAACAATGCGGCCCAATCATCGGCAGCTTCATAGCCTTTGCCTAAAAACAATGCCGTCGAAATCCCGATAAATGCGGCAACCGAAGTTATGGCGTCACTTCTATGATGCCAGGCATCTGCTTTGAGAGAAGAACTATTAGTCTCTTTGCTTCTTTTCATCACCAATCGAAACGAATACTCTTTCCATAGAATAATGGCACCGAGAACATAAAGCGTCCAAGATTTTGGCAATTCGTGTGGAGTCTGAATATTTGTAATACTTTCGTAACCAATAACTGTAGCCGACGTTATTAAAAAACCAACCACCAAAAAAGTAATTAATGGCTCGGCTCTCCCATGTCCATAAGGATGATTATCGTCTGCAGGTTTACTGGAATATTTTATACCAAACAATACCAAAAACGAAGCAAAGATATCTGTTGTAGATTCTATCGCATCGGCAATTAGGGCATAAGAATTTCCAAAAAAACCAGCCGCCCCTTTTATAAGAGCCAAGGAAGTATTCCCAATGATACTGAAATAAGTTGCCTTAATGGCTTTTTGTTCATTAGACATTTTTTTGCCTTTTTTGTATTAAAAAAATCGCTTAAACAAATTTAATTTTCTCGTGAAAATAATTTCTTTAAGCGATTTTGAAAATTATTGTATTGATTTTTATTGTTTTTCTCGAACTATTTTGGCCCCTATCGCTCTTAGACGTTCGTCAATGCGTTCGTAACCACGATCAATTTGCTCAATGTTTTGTATTGTACTGGTTCCTTTGGCAGAAAGTGCAGCAATCAACAAAGAGATTCCCGCACGAATATCTGGAGAAGACATTGTTGTTGCTTTTAGGATTGATTTAAAATCATGTCCGATAACCACTGCTCTATGCGGATCGCACAACATGATTTTCGCCCCCATATCAATTAGTTTATCTGTAAAGAATAAACGGCTTTCAAACATTTTTTGATGAATCAAAACATCTCCTTTAGCCTGTGTGGCAACTACCAATACGATGCTCAACAAATCGGGTGTAAATCCTGGCCAAGGCGCATCGGCAATTGTAAGGATTGAACCATCAATATCTGTTTTTACTTCGTAGCCATCTTTATGTTCTGGGATAAAAATATCATCTCCTCTTTTTTCTAAAGTAATCCCCAATTTTCTGAATACACTTGGAATCACCCCCAAATTTTCCCAGCTTACATCTTTAATTGTGATTTCGCTTCTTGTCATAGCCGCAAGACCAATCCAAGAACCGATTTCAATCATGTCTGGCAAAATTCTATGTGTACAGCCACCAAGTTTTTCAACTCCTTCGATGGTTAATAAATTAGAACCAACTCCTGTAATTTTGGCTCCCATAGAATTCAACATTTTGCAAAGCTGTTGCAAATAAGGCTCGCAAGCCGCATTGTAAATAGTTGTTGTCCCTTTGGCCAAAACTGCTGCCATTACAATATTGGCAGTTCCTGTTACCGAAGCTTCGTCCAGTAACATATAATTTCCAGTAAGTCCATCAGGAGCTTCTACTCCATAAAAATGGTCTTCTCTGTTGTATCTGAATTTTGCTCCTAAATTGATGAACCCTTCAAAATGAGTATCCAATCTACGGCGTCCAATTTTGTCTCCACCTGGTTTTGGAATATATCCTTTCCCGAAACGTGCCAAAAGCGGTCCAACAATCATAATAGAACCACGAAGAGAACCTCCTTCTTTCTTGAAAGCTTCTGTTTCCAAGTATCCAACATTTACCTCATCTGATTGAAAAGTATAAGAACCTGGGCCTAATTTTTCAATTTTAACGCCCAAATTCCCCAAAAGTTTTATCAATTTATTGATATCGATAATATCCGGGATATTGTTGATTGTTATTTTTTCCGGAGTTAAAAGTACTGCACACAAAATTTGTAATGCTTCGTTTTTTGCTCCTTGAGGTATTACTTCTCCTTTTAGACGAACGCCTCCTTCTATTTTGAAAACTTCCATTTATTTATTTTTAGGTTCTAAGTTTCTAAGACTCTTAGTCTCTTTATTTTTTTTGAAACAGTTTTGGTTTTCCCGTTTTGTTTTTATTGTTGTTTTGATTTTTTTGCTGTCCTGCAGGGCCTATTTTATTGGAAACCCTTTTATTGGTTCTTAGTAAATCAGTCGTGTTTAACAACTCCTCTGAACTTTGCAATAAATTAAGTTTCCCGTCAGACAATTCATAAAGATGTTCGAAAATTACTTCGTCTTTTACGGTATCTTTATTCCAACTCAAATAGGATTTTTTCATGTGATTGGCAATTACTTTTACCAATGCACTTTTCATTTCTCCTTCTTCCCATTTGTTAGCTACGTCAATCATATATTTGATATTATTCCCGTAGTATCTGTATTTTGGGTAATTTTGAGGGTATTTTAATACATCTGGTTTCAGCTGCAATACTTCTCTTGAGGGAATAGGATAAGGGGAATCGGCGATTAATTTAAAATCGGACATAATGAATAGCTGATCCCAAAGCTTATGCTGAAAATCGGGTACGTCACGCAGGTGCGGATTCAGGCTTCCCATAACCTGAATGATGTATTTTGCCGCTTTGTTGCGTTCTGCATCATCTTCAATTGAGGTAGCTTGCTCGATCAATTTTTGCAAATGACGACCATACTCTGGAATGATTAATGGTTTTCTTTCGGAATTGTATTCCAAGTTGAAAACTACATCATTCGCATTTTCTTTTTTATATTTTTCGATCATAATTATAAGGAAACTATACCTTCTATTGTGGATAATTCTTGGTACTTATCTATTATTT belongs to Flavobacterium gilvum and includes:
- a CDS encoding porin family protein, which translates into the protein MKKIILSMVAVLAFGFANAQEQTKKGKWLVEANTNFGATQVGNTSFQLSSSDGDTQWNIGAEGGYFVADNLAVKAGLGYGDFGNTVFSYKLGAKYYLLNKFPLEASFTGASIEHARENPSYFGLQGGYAWFIGKNISLEPGLRYNISLNNDFYDDVFQLNIGFALHF
- the aroQ gene encoding type II 3-dehydroquinate dehydratase, whose protein sequence is MKICIINGPNLNLLGKREPEIYGSQTFEDYFEILKNKFPQLELTYYQSNIEGELIGKIQEYGFTYDGIILNAGAYTHTSIGIGDAIKAVTTPVIEVHISNTYGRESFRHQSYISGNAKGVILGFGLKSYDLAIQSFI
- a CDS encoding cation diffusion facilitator family transporter — protein: MSNEQKAIKATYFSIIGNTSLALIKGAAGFFGNSYALIADAIESTTDIFASFLVLFGIKYSSKPADDNHPYGHGRAEPLITFLVVGFLITSATVIGYESITNIQTPHELPKSWTLYVLGAIILWKEYSFRLVMKRSKETNSSSLKADAWHHRSDAITSVAAFIGISTALFLGKGYEAADDWAALFAALFIIYNSYLIFRPALGEIMDEHLYDDLVEEIREVSHQVEGIIDTEKCFIRKAGMKYHVDLHARVNGDITVKEGHDLSHLLKDTLREKIPELGHVLIHIEPD
- the murA gene encoding UDP-N-acetylglucosamine 1-carboxyvinyltransferase gives rise to the protein MEVFKIEGGVRLKGEVIPQGAKNEALQILCAVLLTPEKITINNIPDIIDINKLIKLLGNLGVKIEKLGPGSYTFQSDEVNVGYLETEAFKKEGGSLRGSIMIVGPLLARFGKGYIPKPGGDKIGRRRLDTHFEGFINLGAKFRYNREDHFYGVEAPDGLTGNYMLLDEASVTGTANIVMAAVLAKGTTTIYNAACEPYLQQLCKMLNSMGAKITGVGSNLLTIEGVEKLGGCTHRILPDMIEIGSWIGLAAMTRSEITIKDVSWENLGVIPSVFRKLGITLEKRGDDIFIPEHKDGYEVKTDIDGSILTIADAPWPGFTPDLLSIVLVVATQAKGDVLIHQKMFESRLFFTDKLIDMGAKIMLCDPHRAVVIGHDFKSILKATTMSSPDIRAGISLLIAALSAKGTSTIQNIEQIDRGYERIDERLRAIGAKIVREKQ
- a CDS encoding DUF4290 domain-containing protein, with product MIEKYKKENANDVVFNLEYNSERKPLIIPEYGRHLQKLIEQATSIEDDAERNKAAKYIIQVMGSLNPHLRDVPDFQHKLWDQLFIMSDFKLIADSPYPIPSREVLQLKPDVLKYPQNYPKYRYYGNNIKYMIDVANKWEEGEMKSALVKVIANHMKKSYLSWNKDTVKDEVIFEHLYELSDGKLNLLQSSEELLNTTDLLRTNKRVSNKIGPAGQQKNQNNNKNKTGKPKLFQKK